One Pseudomonas sp. HOU2 genomic window carries:
- a CDS encoding OprD family porin, giving the protein MLNKRISLIALGMLSATQAMADGQAESKGFVEDSSLKVLLRNAYINRDYKDGNADKSEWGQAAIGTFSSGFTQGTIGVGVDAFGLYALNLERSEDRSGAGGIDFFKRGDSGKPANDLSKGGAAVKFRLSNTVLTYGDQMPALPVLNYDNSRLLPESYTGTLITSKEIKGLQLDAGRFTAESRKSAEGRDSGGLKAINVLGGSYQFTERFKAALYASDVEDVLKKQYVNANYVFPIDKDQSLTLDFNGYRTKLDDSYVRESGATGDDNKIWSLAATFATGPHSFTVAHQRSTGDSNLGYAYGGYQKEQGRVGDGGNTIYLANSYWSDFNAEDERSWQLGYGLDFGAFGVPGLSYNFAYVRGDNITTSTSEGGTEREIFNQVKYVVQSGPAKDLSVKLRSSILRVSQKSSEYNVSGNELRVFVDYPINIF; this is encoded by the coding sequence ATGTTGAACAAGCGAATCAGTCTGATCGCACTGGGGATGTTGAGTGCTACACAGGCCATGGCTGACGGCCAGGCCGAGTCCAAGGGTTTTGTAGAAGACAGCAGTCTGAAAGTGCTGCTGCGCAATGCCTACATCAATCGTGATTACAAAGACGGCAACGCGGACAAATCCGAGTGGGGCCAGGCGGCCATCGGTACGTTCTCGTCCGGCTTCACCCAAGGCACCATCGGTGTCGGTGTCGATGCTTTCGGTCTGTACGCCCTGAACCTGGAACGCAGCGAAGATCGCAGCGGTGCCGGCGGCATCGACTTCTTCAAACGTGGCGACAGCGGCAAACCGGCCAACGACCTGTCCAAAGGCGGCGCTGCGGTCAAATTCCGTCTGTCCAACACCGTGCTGACCTACGGTGACCAGATGCCGGCGCTGCCGGTGCTGAACTACGACAATTCGCGTCTGCTGCCGGAAAGCTATACCGGTACCTTGATCACTTCCAAAGAGATCAAAGGCTTGCAACTGGACGCCGGTCGTTTCACCGCCGAGTCGCGCAAAAGCGCTGAAGGCCGTGACAGCGGTGGTCTGAAGGCGATCAACGTGTTGGGCGGTAGCTACCAGTTCACCGAACGATTCAAGGCGGCGCTGTACGCTTCCGACGTCGAGGACGTGCTGAAGAAGCAATACGTGAACGCCAACTACGTGTTCCCGATCGACAAGGATCAGTCCCTGACCCTGGACTTCAACGGCTACCGCACCAAGCTGGACGACTCCTACGTCCGCGAAAGTGGCGCTACCGGCGATGACAACAAGATCTGGAGCCTGGCAGCGACGTTCGCCACCGGCCCTCACTCCTTCACCGTGGCGCACCAGCGCTCCACTGGCGACAGCAACCTGGGCTACGCCTACGGCGGCTATCAGAAAGAGCAAGGTCGTGTCGGTGACGGTGGCAACACTATCTACCTGGCCAACTCCTACTGGTCGGACTTCAACGCTGAAGACGAGCGCAGCTGGCAGTTGGGCTACGGCCTGGACTTCGGCGCATTTGGCGTACCGGGTCTGAGCTACAACTTCGCTTACGTGCGTGGCGACAACATCACCACATCCACCAGCGAAGGCGGCACCGAGCGCGAGATCTTCAACCAGGTCAAATACGTCGTACAAAGCGGTCCGGCTAAAGATCTGAGCGTGAAATTGCGCAGCTCGATCCTGCGTGTGTCGCAGAAATCCAGCGAGTACAACGTCAGCGGCAACGAGCTGCGGGTATTCGTGGACTACCCGATCAACATCTTCTGA
- a CDS encoding 2OG-Fe dioxygenase family protein, which translates to MIVLNREVGESLRRDKYVNVQGGDFNLYGHFADFVRLTKSWENMEPDSYYGQAEAGMRYRRYSDFEYNPKTRELKQLEHRAYVQSKENNAYVGGVVRHFQDFSDEVITSPVMRSLIDTDFEVYKSVLPEELHDEIWQCQIHQIRIEIKPGKQLEITPEGIHCDGYPFSGVHFWGRNNVEGAESRLYDIHEHQLASTTYQEILDTTYFLDRDMRHYVTPARNTHTHAMAYRQILAISFSRPGTAFDIVR; encoded by the coding sequence ATGATCGTTTTGAACAGAGAAGTGGGCGAATCGCTACGGCGCGACAAATATGTCAACGTCCAGGGTGGTGACTTCAATCTCTACGGTCATTTTGCCGACTTCGTCAGACTGACCAAAAGTTGGGAAAACATGGAGCCTGACAGTTACTACGGTCAGGCCGAAGCCGGCATGCGTTACCGTCGTTACAGCGACTTTGAGTACAACCCGAAAACACGTGAATTGAAGCAACTCGAGCATCGCGCGTACGTGCAGTCGAAAGAGAACAACGCCTACGTGGGCGGTGTTGTGCGGCACTTTCAGGACTTCTCTGATGAAGTGATCACTTCGCCGGTGATGCGCAGCCTGATCGACACCGATTTTGAAGTGTACAAAAGCGTGCTGCCGGAAGAATTGCACGATGAAATCTGGCAATGCCAGATTCATCAGATCCGCATCGAGATCAAACCCGGCAAGCAGCTGGAAATCACTCCGGAAGGGATTCACTGCGACGGTTATCCGTTCAGCGGCGTGCACTTCTGGGGGCGCAATAATGTCGAGGGTGCGGAGAGTCGTCTTTACGATATCCACGAGCATCAATTGGCGTCGACCACCTACCAGGAAATTCTCGACACCACCTACTTCCTTGATCGCGATATGCGCCACTACGTAACCCCGGCCCGCAATACGCACACTCATGCGATGGCGTACCGGCAGATTCTGGCGATTTCCTTCTCGCGGCCCGGGACCGCTTTCGACATTGTTCGCTAA
- a CDS encoding GNAT family N-acetyltransferase, with the protein MERFFRQFDEVSFCEWQDAKCLRGVLIQKTTTAYLAFDVEGEIVGAVLGGMLGSRGTINHLAVSPRYRSQGVGQRLVEAASSDMKRVGVLRMFLFVDDANLAGKRFWTAQGFCEPHGERTFERDL; encoded by the coding sequence ATGGAGCGCTTCTTCCGGCAGTTCGACGAAGTGTCGTTCTGTGAGTGGCAGGACGCCAAATGCCTGCGCGGTGTATTGATCCAGAAGACCACCACGGCCTATCTGGCCTTCGACGTCGAAGGCGAAATCGTCGGTGCGGTGCTCGGCGGCATGCTAGGCAGCCGCGGCACCATCAACCACTTGGCGGTCAGCCCGCGCTATCGCAGCCAGGGCGTCGGTCAGCGGCTGGTGGAAGCGGCGTCGTCCGACATGAAGCGGGTCGGTGTATTACGGATGTTTCTGTTCGTCGACGATGCTAACCTCGCGGGCAAGCGATTCTGGACTGCCCAGGGTTTTTGCGAACCCCACGGCGAGCGGACATTTGAGAGGGATCTATGA
- a CDS encoding AzlC family ABC transporter permease, whose product MNETSGSAPLMAAHQPSRTFAEASPVVAGYFTVSFVFGLMAVNAGLPMWLPVAMCLFVYAGASQFAALALISSGASLTTIVLTTFLINARHMLMSVYMAKALRALGLSRMERWAYAGGLTDESFAFHSVKLGTGAPVNIRYLIGFNLFCHTSWVLGGLLGAVCAQYASHLIKYQLDYALTAMMLYVLVSLCNTRNKLIAAAAAVACMGALSLVGTSPFNVFIATFVGCGVGVCLTKRS is encoded by the coding sequence ATGAATGAAACGTCCGGCAGTGCGCCGCTGATGGCTGCCCATCAGCCATCGCGCACGTTTGCCGAAGCCAGCCCGGTGGTGGCCGGTTATTTCACGGTGTCGTTCGTGTTCGGGCTGATGGCGGTCAACGCCGGGCTGCCGATGTGGCTGCCGGTGGCGATGTGTCTGTTCGTCTACGCCGGTGCTTCGCAATTCGCTGCGCTGGCGCTGATCTCCAGCGGCGCTTCGCTGACCACCATCGTGCTGACCACGTTTCTGATCAACGCGCGGCACATGCTGATGTCGGTGTACATGGCCAAAGCCCTGCGCGCACTGGGGCTGAGCCGCATGGAGCGCTGGGCTTACGCGGGTGGGCTGACCGACGAATCCTTCGCGTTTCACAGCGTCAAACTGGGCACCGGCGCGCCGGTCAACATCCGTTACCTGATCGGCTTCAACCTGTTCTGCCACACCTCGTGGGTGCTGGGCGGATTGCTGGGCGCTGTCTGCGCGCAATATGCATCGCACCTGATCAAATATCAGCTCGACTACGCACTGACCGCGATGATGCTCTACGTGCTGGTGTCGCTGTGCAACACCCGCAACAAACTCATCGCCGCTGCGGCAGCCGTGGCCTGCATGGGCGCGCTGAGCCTGGTCGGCACTTCGCCCTTCAACGTATTCATCGCCACGTTTGTGGGCTGCGGAGTGGGTGTATGCCTGACCAAACGTTCCTGA
- a CDS encoding AzlD domain-containing protein yields MPDQTFLILVVALMMAVTFLPRALPLQVNTEHWPPFVARALEYLPVAIVAAISLTPLLIKDQHIQLDRPEFYAAIPTLLCAYFSKNLFLSVAVGTAAYIALGSFM; encoded by the coding sequence ATGCCTGACCAAACGTTCCTGATTCTGGTGGTGGCGCTGATGATGGCCGTGACCTTCCTGCCACGCGCGTTGCCGCTGCAAGTCAATACCGAGCACTGGCCGCCGTTCGTTGCGCGGGCGCTGGAGTACCTGCCGGTGGCGATCGTCGCTGCGATCAGCCTGACACCCTTGTTGATCAAGGATCAGCACATACAGCTCGATCGCCCGGAATTTTATGCAGCCATTCCGACGTTGCTATGTGCGTATTTCAGCAAAAACCTCTTTCTCAGTGTGGCGGTTGGGACGGCTGCGTACATTGCGCTCGGCTCGTTCATGTAG
- a CDS encoding LysR family transcriptional regulator encodes MDSRTLRNLMRIVQTGSLSAAAEHSCLTVQALAAQLNKVEEQFGFRLFRRSNKGLTLTPQGTELTPYMDKVLIATRQMEEKVEALKVPGQRTLKVALNNTLSSDFNRRMIGRLIEVFPDYQMEFSYAESMENLSKLKNEDFDLAVLIGPQRPGLPSIVLPDVQVQVVGAHCGQENDPLTLLGNKFQVRPAEDCPYSHSFLRFLDAGLGNHENGQRMVYSCSETLTLSLITQMDAVGMVSREAAQKNGLTIFPGFEDFLEVRLAVNNPNLSGQALNDVVDLPLHERAERNVRSRPNRHTEKEVFAEIRT; translated from the coding sequence ATGGATAGCAGAACCTTACGCAACCTCATGCGCATCGTGCAGACCGGCTCGTTGTCGGCCGCAGCCGAGCATTCGTGCCTGACTGTGCAGGCCCTGGCCGCGCAGTTGAACAAGGTCGAAGAGCAGTTCGGTTTCCGCTTGTTTCGACGTTCCAACAAAGGGCTGACGCTGACGCCGCAAGGCACGGAGCTGACGCCTTACATGGACAAAGTGCTGATTGCCACGCGACAGATGGAAGAAAAGGTCGAGGCGCTCAAGGTGCCGGGCCAGCGCACGTTGAAGGTCGCGTTGAACAACACGTTGTCGTCTGACTTCAACCGGCGAATGATCGGACGCCTGATCGAGGTGTTTCCCGATTACCAGATGGAATTCAGCTATGCCGAGTCGATGGAGAACCTCAGCAAGCTGAAGAACGAAGACTTTGACCTCGCGGTGCTGATCGGCCCGCAGCGGCCGGGTTTGCCGAGTATCGTCCTGCCGGATGTGCAGGTGCAGGTGGTCGGTGCCCATTGCGGGCAGGAAAACGATCCACTGACGTTGCTGGGCAACAAGTTTCAGGTGCGTCCTGCGGAAGATTGTCCGTATTCCCACAGCTTCCTGCGTTTTCTCGACGCCGGACTGGGCAATCACGAGAACGGTCAACGCATGGTCTATTCCTGCAGCGAAACCCTGACGCTGTCGTTGATCACGCAGATGGACGCAGTGGGTATGGTTTCTCGTGAGGCCGCGCAAAAGAACGGCCTGACGATTTTCCCCGGATTCGAGGATTTCCTCGAAGTGCGTCTGGCGGTGAACAATCCGAACTTGTCGGGCCAGGCCCTGAATGACGTGGTCGACCTGCCGCTACATGAACGAGCCGAGCGCAATGTACGCAGCCGTCCCAACCGCCACACTGAGAAAGAGGTTTTTGCTGAAATACGCACATAG
- a CDS encoding type II toxin-antitoxin system RelB/DinJ family antitoxin, translating to MAALLKTTDVRCRIDEDLKARATEVLNACGLSISDAMRLFLRQVVATQGLPFEVRVPSEKTARAMMEAREIRQRFDSIDDMLRTADGETGENTKTR from the coding sequence ATGGCTGCACTACTGAAAACTACCGATGTGCGCTGCCGAATTGATGAGGATTTGAAAGCGCGTGCCACTGAAGTCTTGAACGCTTGCGGGCTGAGCATTAGCGACGCCATGCGACTTTTCCTGCGGCAGGTTGTTGCCACTCAGGGGCTTCCCTTCGAGGTGCGGGTTCCATCAGAGAAAACGGCCCGCGCAATGATGGAAGCACGAGAAATCCGTCAGCGTTTCGACTCGATAGACGACATGCTGAGGACTGCTGATGGCGAGACCGGAGAAAACACAAAAACGCGCTGA
- a CDS encoding type II toxin-antitoxin system YafQ family toxin, whose protein sequence is MARPEKTQKRADRPKQCAQTSEFKKSWDRYNRAGRRDMNDVRKVMAMLFLGQQLPAEYLDHALTGDWSGFRECHIGGDFLMIYENTRPDLITFVDLGSHSELFK, encoded by the coding sequence ATGGCGAGACCGGAGAAAACACAAAAACGCGCTGATCGGCCTAAACAGTGTGCGCAGACTTCTGAATTCAAGAAGTCTTGGGATCGTTATAACCGCGCCGGAAGGCGAGACATGAACGACGTCCGGAAGGTGATGGCGATGTTGTTCTTGGGGCAGCAATTACCGGCAGAATATCTGGATCATGCGCTGACTGGAGATTGGTCTGGATTCCGCGAGTGTCATATCGGTGGCGATTTTCTGATGATTTACGAGAACACGCGCCCAGACCTGATCACATTTGTGGATCTAGGGAGCCATTCAGAATTGTTCAAATAG
- a CDS encoding MbcA/ParS/Xre antitoxin family protein, with amino-acid sequence MPTSSPALTPREQLDVPEAGRVALKFFFNLMERWGCNAEQQRTLLGGVGNTTFYKYKHLPPNIRLPHDTLERISYLMGIHKALSIIFSNSRERAYTWVSSPNTAAPFNGRTALDYMLAGRVVDIADVRRYLDGVRG; translated from the coding sequence ATGCCTACCTCATCCCCAGCCCTCACCCCGCGTGAACAACTCGACGTCCCCGAAGCCGGGCGCGTCGCGCTGAAGTTCTTCTTCAACCTCATGGAGCGCTGGGGTTGCAACGCCGAGCAGCAGCGCACGCTGTTGGGTGGCGTCGGCAACACCACGTTTTACAAATACAAACACCTGCCGCCGAACATTCGCTTGCCACACGACACGCTAGAGCGAATCTCGTATCTGATGGGTATTCACAAGGCCTTGAGCATCATCTTCAGCAACAGCCGCGAGCGCGCTTATACGTGGGTCAGCAGCCCCAACACGGCTGCGCCATTCAATGGTCGAACGGCGCTGGATTACATGCTGGCGGGGAGGGTGGTCGACATCGCCGATGTGCGCCGCTACCTCGACGGGGTGCGCGGTTGA
- a CDS encoding RES family NAD+ phosphorylase: MKAPPLAEPQWPKAYRIVNSSFPPISLFEDVLDPEDLEIAYALEALTNDRLIEQAGFLARVRPEDRLSGPGSTPVMAAFTHIGKSSRFTDGTFGVYYAASSQAAAIAETCYHQERFLAATNEADLELTMRTYVNRVLQPLHDVRHGFPDLHQPDPDAYGPSQTFARQLREFQSWGLLYNSVRLPGHECVAAFRPPAVSIPKQGKHLRYVWSASQRRISFVFEISQV; encoded by the coding sequence TTGAAGGCCCCTCCGCTGGCTGAGCCGCAATGGCCGAAGGCCTACCGGATCGTCAACAGCAGCTTCCCGCCGATTTCGCTGTTCGAAGACGTGCTCGACCCCGAAGACCTGGAAATCGCCTACGCGCTGGAGGCGCTGACCAACGATCGCCTGATCGAACAGGCCGGTTTCCTCGCCCGCGTGCGCCCCGAAGACCGACTCTCCGGCCCTGGTTCAACCCCGGTGATGGCGGCGTTTACCCACATCGGCAAAAGCAGTCGCTTCACCGATGGCACCTTCGGCGTCTACTACGCCGCCAGCAGCCAGGCCGCGGCCATCGCCGAAACCTGCTATCACCAGGAGCGTTTCCTCGCGGCCACCAACGAGGCGGATCTTGAGTTGACCATGCGTACTTACGTCAATCGCGTGCTGCAACCGTTGCATGATGTGCGTCACGGCTTTCCCGACTTGCATCAACCCGATCCAGACGCCTACGGTCCTTCCCAGACGTTTGCCCGACAACTGCGTGAGTTTCAATCCTGGGGCTTGCTGTACAACAGCGTCCGTTTGCCGGGCCACGAATGTGTTGCCGCATTCAGGCCCCCGGCAGTGTCGATTCCAAAGCAGGGCAAGCATTTGCGGTATGTGTGGAGTGCGAGCCAGCGCAGGATTTCGTTTGTGTTCGAGATCAGCCAGGTTTGA
- a CDS encoding DUF3077 domain-containing protein, whose translation MTDYLDLKTPGLTHFSFQANQALFRTNRGVPVIAALSHASHLLHISKLLTADSTVSRDPDLHAYAPRYLQDLSKALIDDVVKVLNAPTASH comes from the coding sequence CTGACCGACTACCTCGATTTGAAAACCCCAGGCCTTACGCACTTTTCCTTCCAGGCCAATCAAGCGCTGTTCCGCACCAATCGTGGCGTTCCAGTCATCGCCGCCCTCTCGCACGCCTCGCACTTGCTTCACATCTCCAAGCTGCTGACCGCCGACTCTACAGTTTCTCGCGATCCTGACCTTCACGCTTATGCCCCCCGGTATTTGCAGGATTTAAGCAAGGCGCTGATCGACGATGTGGTGAAAGTGCTGAATGCGCCAACAGCAAGCCATTGA
- a CDS encoding type II toxin-antitoxin system HicA family toxin: MKYSEFRRWLKAQGVEFQTGKGSHFKVSLNGKSTVFPDHGAKEMGEGLRKSIIKQLGLRD; encoded by the coding sequence ATGAAGTACAGCGAGTTTCGGCGATGGTTGAAAGCCCAAGGCGTTGAGTTTCAAACCGGCAAGGGCAGTCACTTCAAGGTTTCCTTGAATGGCAAATCAACTGTGTTTCCCGACCATGGAGCCAAGGAAATGGGCGAAGGGTTGAGAAAATCGATAATCAAACAGCTGGGCCTCAGGGATTGA
- a CDS encoding type II toxin-antitoxin system HicB family antitoxin, which produces MFEYALEVHEEPDSVWLSCAEIPEMHAAGDTLEQALDTAIDAIETALSIYVDDRRLIPTGQAGEQASDVVLRLPALTAAKVALWNTLLESGLSKAELARRLGVQRPQVDRLVDFLHHSKIENVERALQQLGRRISLSVQAA; this is translated from the coding sequence ATGTTCGAATATGCGTTGGAAGTTCACGAAGAGCCTGACAGTGTCTGGTTGTCCTGCGCAGAAATTCCTGAGATGCACGCCGCTGGCGACACCCTCGAGCAAGCGTTGGACACCGCCATTGATGCAATCGAGACGGCGCTCTCAATATACGTTGATGATCGCCGGTTGATTCCGACCGGGCAGGCAGGAGAACAGGCAAGTGACGTTGTATTGCGTCTGCCTGCGCTGACTGCAGCAAAGGTTGCTCTGTGGAATACACTTTTGGAATCAGGTTTAAGCAAGGCCGAGTTGGCACGTCGTCTCGGCGTACAACGGCCCCAGGTCGATCGCCTGGTAGATTTCCTGCATCACTCCAAAATCGAGAATGTTGAGCGTGCGTTGCAGCAACTTGGAAGGCGGATTTCGCTTTCGGTTCAAGCGGCATAA
- a CDS encoding MltR family transcriptional regulator: MENESDTVPKDEVFGDINDLTKMLDEMDERGLVLSLAAFAEDALGSLLRAFMLPTSTTAQLIDGFNAPLGNFSSRIKAAYSLGLIRKEQFDDLEQLRKIRNLFAHTWQPLGFDDQRVAGHIRSLRFGSLEQRWPATPKDKLRTSIYSVLVALNSMTGRTKTGVGQAQLTGYELIIGFHGEFEEQLEQAESTFKEISENLEGSLGEKRAFYLQLLTRLRDRVHYIQGATTEAQHIATTSLMLRIIKKLECL; this comes from the coding sequence ATGGAAAATGAGAGCGATACCGTTCCTAAAGACGAAGTCTTTGGGGACATAAACGATCTGACTAAAATGTTAGATGAAATGGACGAACGCGGATTAGTTCTCTCACTAGCAGCATTCGCAGAGGATGCGCTTGGTTCACTGTTGAGAGCTTTCATGCTACCCACCAGTACAACAGCACAGCTAATCGATGGCTTCAACGCACCGTTGGGGAACTTCTCCTCCCGTATCAAGGCTGCTTACTCGCTGGGACTAATCAGAAAAGAGCAATTTGATGATCTCGAGCAGCTTCGAAAAATCCGAAATCTCTTTGCACACACATGGCAGCCATTGGGTTTCGATGATCAGAGAGTGGCCGGACACATCCGTTCGCTACGATTTGGTTCACTTGAACAAAGGTGGCCTGCAACTCCTAAGGACAAACTAAGGACGTCCATCTATTCAGTGCTGGTTGCCCTAAACTCTATGACCGGGCGTACCAAGACCGGAGTCGGGCAAGCACAGTTAACCGGTTACGAACTGATCATCGGGTTCCATGGCGAATTCGAAGAGCAACTCGAGCAAGCCGAATCGACCTTCAAGGAAATATCGGAAAATTTAGAAGGCAGCCTTGGTGAAAAGCGTGCCTTCTACCTCCAGTTGCTTACTCGCCTGCGAGATAGAGTGCACTATATCCAAGGGGCAACAACCGAAGCGCAGCACATAGCCACTACGTCACTTATGCTGCGGATCATCAAGAAGCTGGAATGTCTCTAG
- a CDS encoding integrase, whose product MRRARKRKHNPHIPAHVDQAALPAAVYFDHRGSGVWYTLHRDETGKQRRKNVAPADMSLVELHQIMDEASNVDRGTLRYVCEQFHLSDRYKKLAPKTHADYCYSRDVLLNIPTKLGKPLGDLAVKKFTAALVQRIVDRIADEGTPSKAAHALRYLRRVLQWGRNRGFLELNPALGTEAPIERKQRRLPQLNVMDVLIDRATARGRLARNEPGGCPEYLASVMELAYLCRLRGIEVVTLTDANELQEGILTNRRKGSRDNIVRWTPRLRNVWEGAKALRARVWERRKTPIPIAASKRFIIVASHGGPLLKTSLDTAWQRFITLAITDGEIDSEERFALHDLKRRGITDTAGTRADKQEASGHRDAKMMDVYDLSVPTVSPSAD is encoded by the coding sequence ATGAGGCGAGCGAGGAAGCGTAAGCACAACCCCCATATCCCTGCCCATGTCGATCAGGCCGCCCTCCCGGCGGCCGTTTATTTCGACCATCGCGGCAGTGGTGTCTGGTATACCCTTCATCGGGACGAGACCGGAAAGCAGCGCCGCAAAAATGTGGCGCCCGCAGACATGTCGCTGGTAGAACTTCATCAAATCATGGACGAGGCGTCCAACGTCGATCGAGGAACGCTCCGCTATGTGTGCGAACAGTTCCACCTGAGCGACCGTTACAAAAAGCTCGCTCCCAAAACCCACGCTGACTACTGCTACTCCCGCGATGTTCTGCTGAACATCCCCACCAAATTGGGCAAGCCGCTGGGCGATCTCGCCGTGAAGAAGTTCACCGCCGCCCTGGTGCAACGCATTGTCGATCGAATCGCAGACGAGGGCACACCCTCAAAAGCGGCGCACGCACTGCGATACCTGCGCCGCGTGCTGCAGTGGGGACGCAATCGGGGTTTCCTTGAGTTGAACCCTGCTTTGGGCACCGAAGCGCCGATAGAACGTAAACAACGCCGGTTGCCACAGTTGAACGTTATGGACGTACTCATCGATCGCGCAACGGCGCGTGGACGTCTGGCACGTAACGAGCCCGGCGGTTGTCCCGAATATCTAGCCAGCGTAATGGAGCTGGCCTACCTTTGCCGCCTGCGTGGCATCGAGGTCGTGACGCTCACGGACGCGAACGAGCTGCAGGAGGGGATACTGACCAATCGACGCAAGGGCAGTCGGGACAACATTGTCCGTTGGACACCCCGATTGCGTAACGTTTGGGAAGGCGCGAAAGCATTGCGCGCGAGGGTGTGGGAGCGCCGTAAAACGCCTATCCCGATCGCGGCCTCAAAGCGCTTTATCATCGTGGCCAGCCACGGTGGCCCACTTCTTAAAACAAGTCTGGACACCGCGTGGCAGAGATTCATTACCCTTGCGATCACAGACGGAGAAATTGACTCCGAGGAGCGCTTCGCCTTGCACGATTTAAAGCGACGTGGCATCACTGACACGGCTGGCACTAGGGCGGATAAACAAGAAGCCAGTGGTCACCGTGACGCGAAAATGATGGATGTCTATGACCTAAGCGTACCAACAGTGTCTCCCTCAGCGGATTAA